GTCGACGTCCTCGTGGCCCCGCGGCACATGGTCTCCGGCGAGTGGACGCTCGACCTGGGCGGCCGCCAGGTGCTCCTGGCGAACGTCGGCCCCGGCCACACGGGCCACGATCTGGTGCTCTGCGTCCCCGGTTCGCGCGAGGTCGTCTTCTGCGGGGACCTGGTGGAGGAGTCGGGTGAGCCGCAGGCCGGCCCGGACGCGATCCCGTCCCGCTGGCCCGACGCGCTGGACCGGCTGCTGGCGCTGGGCGGTGAGGAGGCGGCGTACGTGCCGGGGCACGGCGCGGTGGTGGACGCCACGTTCGTACGACGCCAGCGCGAGGAACTGGCACAGCGCTTCTCCGTCGCATAACGTCGCCCGAATGCGCAGCTACGACCCGGACCTGACGCCCTCTTGGAAGCGCTCGGCACCCGTCCCGGAGGTCCCGGCGGACCACGACCTCGTCGTCGAGGAGGTCACCACGGGCTTCTGCGGGGCGGTGATCCGCTGCGAGGCGGGGACGGTGACGCTGGAGGACCGCTTCGGCAAGCACCGGGTCTTCCCGCTGGAGCCGCGCGGCTTCCTGCTGGAGGGCCGGGTGGTCACCCTGGTCCGCCCGTCCGCCGCCGCACCGGTACGCCCCACCCGTACGGCCTCCGGCTCGGTCGCCGTCCCGGGCGCGCGGGCGCGCGTGGCGCGGGCGGGCCGGATCTACGTGGAGGGCCGGCACGACGCCGAACTCGTCGAACGGGTCTGGGGCGACGACCTCCGGATCGAGGGCGTCGTCGTCGAGTACCTGGAGGGCATCGACGACCTGCCGTCGATCGTCGCGGAGTTCGGTCCGGCACCGGACGCCCGCCTGGGCGTCCTGGTGGACCATCTGGTCCCGGGCTCGAAGGAGTCGCGGATCGCCGCGCACGTGACGTCCCCGGACGTCCTGGTGGTCGGCCACCCGTACATCGACGTCTGGGAGGCGGTGAAGCCGTCCTCGGTGGGCATCAGGGCCTGGCCGAGGGTCCCGCGCGGCCAGGACTGGAAGACGGGCGTCTGCCAGGCCCTGGGCTGGCCCTCGGACAACACCGGCGCGGTATGGCAGGCGATCCTCAAGCGCGTGAACTCCTACAAGGACCTGGAGCCGGTGCTACTGGGCCGCGTGGAAGAACTGATCGACTTCGTGACGGCCCCCTGACGAGCCTCCGCCCCTGCTCCCCCCGCACCCCGACGCGCCGCGACCCCGGCCATGACCCGCCGGACAGGCCCTAGTCCACCAGGTCCCGCACGACCGCGTCCGCGAGCAGTCGCCCCCGCAGTGTCAGGACCGCCCGCCCGGCCTCGTAAGAGGCCGGGTCGAGAAGCTCGTCCGCCAGCGCACGCGCCGACGCCGCAAGCCCCGCCGGCTTGAGGATCGACAGCTCGACGCCGTCCCGGAGCCGCAGCTCCAGCAGGATCCGCTCGACGCGCCGGTCCTCCTCCGAGAGGATCTCCCGCCCCGCGCCCGGCGACTTCCCGGCGGCAAGGGCCGCCGCGTACGTCCCGGGGTGCTTCACGTTCCACCAGCGGACGCCCCCGACGTGCGAGTGCGCCCCGGGCCCCGCGCCCCACCAGTCCGCGCCGCGCCAGTACAGCTCGTTGTGGAGGCAGCGCCCCGCCTCCGAAGTGGCCCAGTTGGACACCTCGTACCAGGAGAAGCCCGCCTTCTCGAAGGCCTCTTCGGCGATCAGATAGCGGTCGGCGTGCACGTCGTCGTCGGTCATCGGCACTTCGCCGCGCCGGATGCGACGCGCCAGCTGCGTCCCCTCCTCGACGATCAGCGCGTAGGCGCTGACGTGGTCGGGCCCCGCGCCGATCGCCGCGTCGAGCGACGCCCGCCAGTCGTCGTCGGTCTCCCCGGGCGTGCCGTAGATGAGGTCCAGGTTGACATGGTCGAAGCCGGCGGCACGCGCCTCGGCGACGCACGCCTCGGGGCGCCCGGGGGTGTGCGTACGGTCGAGGATCTTCAGGACGTGCTGCTTCGCGCTCTGCATGCCGAAGGAGATCCGGTTGAAGCCGCCCTCCCGCAGCTCGGCGAGGTACGCCGGGTTCACCGACTCCGGATTGGCCTCCGTCGTCACCTCGGCGTCGTCCGCGAGCCCGAACTCGTCACGGATCGCCCCCAGCATCCGTACGAGGTCCCCGGCGGCGAGCAGCGTCGGCGTGCCGCCGCCGACGAAGACGGTCCGCACCGGCCTGAGGTCGTCGCCGAGGACCTTCCGGGCGAGCCGGATCTCCTCGACGACCTGCTCGGCGTAGTTGTCCCGGGAGGCGAGCACACCGCCCGTACCGCGCAGCTCGCTCGCCGTGTACGTGTTGAAGTCGCAGTAGCCGCACCGCGTCGCGCAGTACGGCACGTGCAGGTAGAACCCGAGCGGCCGCTCCCCCGCCCCTTCGAAGGCGTGCGGGGGCAGCGCCCCGTCGTCGGGAACGGACTCACCATCGGGCAGTACGGAAGGCATGAGCCCATTGTCCCGTACTGCCCGAGGTAACCGACCTGCCTGTGGACAACCGCGATCCGCGCAGGTCAGGACTGGCGCGCCCTGACGTCAGGACTCGCGCGAGCCCGCGTACATCTCCTCGATGAGCTCCTTGTACTCCCGCTCCACCACCGGCCGCTTCAGCTTCAGCGACGGGGTCAGCTCGCCGTGCTCGATGTCGAGGTCACGCGGCAGCAGGCGGAACTTCTTGATCGTCTGCCAGCGCTGGAGGCCCTCGTTGAGGCGGTCGACGTAGCCCTGGATCAGCTTCTGGGTCTGCGGGGCGGCGACGATCTCCGCGTACGACTTGCCCGCGAGGCCGTGCTCGGCGGCCCAGCCGAGGAGGGAGGGCTCGTCGAGGGCGATCAGCGCGGTGCAGAAGTTCCGGTCGGCGCCGTGGACGAGGATGTTCGAGACGAACGGGCAGACGGCCTTGAACTGGCCCTCGACCTCGGCCGGCGCGATGTACTTGCCGCCGGACGTCTTGATCAGGTCCTTCTTGCGGTCGGTGATCCGGAGGTAGCCGTCGTCGGACAGCTCGCCGATGTCGCCGGTGTGGAACCAGCCGTCGGACTCCAGGACCTCGGACGTCTTCTCCGGCAGGCCGTGGTAGCCCTCCATGATGCCGGGGCCGCGCAGCAGGACCTCGCCGTCGTCGGCGATCCGGACCTCGGTGCCGGGGAGCGGCTTGCCGACGGTGCCGGTGCGGTAGGCCTCGCCCGGGTTGACGAAGGAGGCGGCGGAGGACTCCGTCAGGCCGTAGCCCTCCAGGATGTGGATGCCGGCGCCGGCGAAGAAGTAGCCGATCTCGGGGGCGAGCGCGGCGGAGCCGGAGATGCAGGCGCGGAGGTTGCCGCCGAAGGCCTCGCGGATCTTGCCGTAGACGAGGGCGTCGGCGACCTTGTGCTTGGCGGAGAGGCCGAAGGGCGTGGAGGCGGTGCCCGTACGGCGGAAGTTGTCCTGGCTGACCTTGGCGTAGTCGCGGGCGACCCCGGCCGCCCACTGGAAGATCTTGTACTTGGCGCCGCCGGCGGCACGGGCCTTGGCGGCGACCCCGTTGTAGACCTTCTCGAAGATGCGGGGCACGGCCGCCATGTAGGTCGGCTGGACGACCGGCAGGTTCTCGATGATCTTGTCGACGCGGCCGTCGACGGCGGTGACGTGCCCGACCTCGATCTGGCCCGAGGTGAGGACCTTGCCGAAGACGTGCGCGAGCGGCAGCCACAGGTACTGGACGTCGGCCTGGGTGACGAGACCCGTGGCGGCGATGGCCTTGGCCATGTACGACCAGTTGTCGTGCGGCAGGCGGACGCCCTTGGGGCGGCCGGTGGTGCCTGAGGTGTAGATGAGGGTGGCGAGCTGCGTGGAGGTGATCGCGGCGACCCGCTCCTTGACGGCCTCGGGGTGCTTCTCCAGGTACGCGCGGCCGCGCGCCTCCAGGTCGGCGAGGGAGAGGACCCAGTCGCCGTCGGTCTCCACGCCCTCGGCGTCGACGACGACGACGTGGCGGAGGTCCGGCAGGTCGGCACGGCGCTCGACGGCCTTCGCGAGCTGCGTCGCGTCCTCGGCGATCAGGACCCTGGACTCGGAGTCGGAGAGGATGAACGCCGACTCCTCGGCGTTGGTCTGCGGGTAGACCGTGGTGGTCGCGGCGCCCGCGCACATCACACCGAGGTCGGCCAGGATCCACTCCACCCGGGTGGCGGAGGCGAGGGCGACGCGGTCCTCGGGCTGCAGGCCGAGGTCGACGAGGCCGGCGGCGATCGCGTAGACCCGCTCGGCGGCCTGCCCCCAACTGAGCGACTTCCAGTCGTCCGGACCTGTGCCCGAGGCGGCGGGCACCGGGTACCGGTAGGCCTCCGCGTCGGGGGTCCGCTCGACGCGCTCAAGGAAGAGCGTCGCCACGGAGGGCGGCCGGTTCTCGATCAGGGTCTGTGTGTCGCTCACGACGTCCTCCGGGCGGCGGCGGTGCCTGCTGGCGGTGCGTAACTACGTAACTAACTGGTGAGTAACCTTCGATTCGGGATCAGAGTAAAGGGCCGGGGACCGGCGCGTAAGGGCTTGCAAGACGCCGCTTCATAACGAACGGGTCCACGCGCCGTCGACGCGTGGACCCGTTCGATGCACAGGGCAGCTACTCGCCGCCGGCCGGCTACTTCTTCTTGCTGGACGACTCGTCACTCGACAGGACCGCGATGAAGGCCTCCTGCGGCACCTCCACCGAGCCGACCATCTTCATGCGCTTCTTGCCTTCCTTCTGCTTCTCCAGCAGCTTCCGCTTACGGGAGATGTCACCGCCGTAGCACTTCGCGAGGACGTCCTTGCGGATCGCTCGGATGGTCTCGCGGGCGATGACCCGGGAGCCGATCGCGGCCTGGATCGGCACCTCGAAGGCCTGCCGCGGGATGAGCTCGCGCAGCTTGGCGACGAGCCGCACACCGTAGGCGTACGCGGCGTCCTTGTGGGTGACGGCGGAGAACGCGTCCACCTTGTCGCCGTGCAGCAGGATGTCGACCTTGACCAGGCTGGAGGCCTGCTCGCCGGTGGGCTCGTAGTCGAGGGAGGCGTAACCGCGCGTCTTGGACTTCAGCTGGTCGAAGAAGTCGAAGACGATCTCGGCGAGGGGGAGGGTGTAGCGGATCTCCACCCGGTCCTCGGAGAGGTAGTCCATGCCGATCAGGGTGCCGCGACGGGTCTGGCACAGCTCCATGATCGCGCCGATGAACTCGCTCGGGGCCAGGATCGTCGCGCGTACGACGGGCTCGTACACGTCGTCGATCTTGCCCTCGGGGAACTCGCTCGGGTTCGTGACCGTGTGCTCGCTGCCGTCCTCCATGACCACGCGGTAGACCACGTTGGGGGCGGTGGCGATCAGGTCGAGCCCGAACTCGCGCTCGAGCCGCTCACGGATCACGTCGAGGTGGAGGAGCCCCAGGAAGCCGACGCGGAAGCCGAAGCCGAGCGCGGCGGAGGTCTCCGGCTCGTAGACCAGCGCGGCGTCGTTCAGCTGCAGCTTGTCGAGGGCCTCGCGGAGGTCCGGGTACTCCGAACCGTCCAGCGGGTAGAGGCCCGAGAACACCATCGGCTTGGGGTCCTTGTAGCCGCCGAGCGCCTCGGTCGCGCCCTTGTTCAGGGAGGTGATCGTGTCACCGACCTTGGACTGACGGACGTCCTTCACACCGGTGATGAGGTAGCCGACCTCACCGACGCCGAGACCGTCGGACGGCGTCATCTCCGGAGACGAGACACCGATCTCGAGCAGCTCATGGGTGGCGCCGGTCGACATCATCTTGATGCGCTCGCGCTTGTTGAGCTGCCCGTCGACCACTCGTACGTAGGTCACGACACCCCGGTACGAGTCGTACACGGAGTCGAAGATCATCGCGCGGGCGGGAGCGTCGGCGACACCGACCGGGGCGGGAACGTCCCGAACGACCCGGTTCAGCAGCGCGTCGACACCGACACCGGTCTTCGCGGAGACCTTGAGGACGTCCTCCGGCTGGCAGCCGATGAGGTTGGCGAGCTCCTCGGAGAACTTCTCCGGCTGGGCGGCCGGCAGGTCGATCTTGTTCAGCACGGGAACGATGGTCAGATCGTTCTCCATCGCCAGATACAGGTTGGCGAGGGTCTGTGCCTCGATGCCCTGGGCCGCGTCGACGAGCAGGACCGTGCCCTCGCAGGCCGCCAGCGAACGCGAGACCTCGTAGGTGAAGTCGACGTGCCCGGGGGTGTCGATCATGTTCAGGATGTGCGTCCTGCCCCCACCCTGCCCGTCGGTGGGTGCCCACGGCAGCCGGACCGCCTGGGACTTGATCGTGATGCCGCGCTCCCGCTCGATGTCCATCCGGTCGAGATACTGGGCACGCATCTGCCGCTGGTCGACCACACCGGTCAGCTGGAGCATCCGGTCGGCGAGCGTGGACTTGCCGTGGTCGATGTGCGCGATGATGCAGAAGTTGCGGATCAGAGCCGGGTCGGTACGGCTCGGCTCGGGCACGTTGGTAGGAGTCGCGGGCACGCAGGGTCTCGTCTCGGGGCGATGTCGGATCGATACGTAGGCTCCATGGTCCCATGCCCGTCGCCCTGTGCCCGGTTTGGGCGGCCCCGCGGGTGACTGATAGTGTGGACAGCTGTGTCTCGTGTGCCCTCTCAGCCTGCGAGTCACACTCCAGAAGGAACATCGAACCTGTAAAGGCTCTTTTCGTGGCGAACATCAAGTCCCAGATCAAGCGGAACAAGACCAACGAGAAGGCGCGCCTGCGCAACAAGGCCGTCAAGTCGTCGCTCAAGACCGCGATCCGCAAGGCCCGTGAGGCTGTCGCCGCGGGTGACGTCGAGAAGGCCATCGTGGCTTCCCGCGCCGCCTCCCGCGCGCTCGACAAGGCTGTCTCGAAGGGTGTCATCCACAAGAACGCCGCCGCCAACAAGAAGTCGGCGCTGGCCACCAAGGCTGCCGCTCTCCAGGGCTGAGCTCTGATGTAACCGGTCGCACGGGACCCAGCGGGCCCTCTCTCCCGCTCCCGCCCGACCACCAGGACTCGCACGCGGACGCGTTCGCCACGCGGGTGCGAGCCCACCCAGCTGAACGACAAAGGCCCCGCCAGACTCCTTCCCCAGGAGCCGACGGGGCCTTCGCCGTACCCAAGACCACCACAGACGGGACGGGGCGGGTCACCGCAGGGCCGCCCGCGGGCGGGACCGGGGAACAGTGCGGACGCGGCAGCGCGAAGCCATCGCGGACGGCGTCGGACGGCAGCCCGGGCACCCGGGGCTCACGCCGCCGAAGGCAGGACCCGGGCGCGGCCCGGACACGGCACCGCTAAGCCGCCCGCAGACGGGACCGGGCGCAGCCCGGAGCATCACCCCCCACCAGCCCCGGCAGGGTTTCGGGAAGGGGCGGGGTGGGGGAATCAAACCGCCCCGCCCCTACCTCCGCAGCCGCGCCGCCCGCGCCACCGCGACCACCGCTTTCTCCAGGGCGTACTCCGGATCGTCGCCCCCGCCCTTCACCCCCGCGTCCGCCTCCGCGATCGCCCGCAGCGCGAGGGACACCCCGTCCGGGGTCCAGCCCCTCATCTGCTGCCGCACGCGGTCGATCTTCCACGGCGGCATGCCCAGCTCACGCGCCAGGTCCGCGGGCCGCCCGCCCCGGGCGGACGAGAGCTTCCCGATCGCCCGCACGCCCTGCGCGAGCGCGCTCGTGATGAGCACCGGCGCCACCCCGGTCGAGAGCGACCAGCGCAAGGCCTCCAGGGCCTCAGCCGCCCGCCCCTCCACGGCCCGGTCGGCCACGTTGAAGGAGGAGGCCTCCGCGCGGCCGGTGTAGTACCGCCCGACGACGGCCTCGTCGATCGTCCCGTCGACGTCCGCGACCAGCTGCGCGCACGCGGACGCCAGCTCCCTCAGGTCGCTGCCGATCGAGTCCACCAGCGCCTGGCACGCCTCCGGCGTCGCCGCGCGTCCGAGCGCCCGGAACTCCTGCCGTACGAACGTCAACCGCTCCGCCGGCTTCGTCGTCTTCGGGCAGGCCACCTCCCGCGCCCCCGCCTTGCGCGCGGCGTCGAGCAGGCCCTTGCCCTTGGCGCCGCCTGCGTGGAGCAGGACGAGCGAGATGTCCTCGATCGGGTCGTCGAGGTAGGCCTTGACGTCCTTGATCGTGTCTGCCGAGAGATCCTGGGCGTTCCGCACGACCAGCACCTTGCGCTCGGCGAAGAGCGAGGGGCTGGTCAGCTCCGCCAGCGACCCGGGCTGGAGCTGGTCGGAGGTGAGGTCGCGCACGTCCGTGTCGGCGTCGGCGGCCCGTGCCGCCGCCACCACCTCCTGGACGACGCGGTCGAGGAGCAGGTCCTCCTGCCCCACGGCGAGCGTCACGGGTCCGAGGAGGTCGTCGGGGGAAGTCTTTCTGGTGGCCATCGCGATCCAGCATCCCACGGACGACTGACAGCGAGGCCCGACAGCCCTGGACGTCCGTCCTGCACCTCGGCCGTGCACCTCGCCCATGCACCTCGGCCACACACCTCGGTCGCACACCTCGGTCACGCCCGACAGCCCCGCCCGACAGCCGCGCCCCGACGGCCATGCCGGAGAATGGCGGCGTGAGCGAACGACGACACGTACTGGTACTCCCCGACCGCGACACCGCCGAGGAGGTCGCCCAGGAACTCCCCGACCGTTTCGGCGTGGCCGAGGCGCCGCAGCTCGTCCGGGACGCCCTGGCCGGGGAGGACGACGCCGAGGACGCCCAGTGGCTGGTGGTCGTCGAGGACCCCGCGGGCCGGCTCGACCCGGCGGCGCTCGACGAACTCGCCGCCGAGTACGAGGGCTGGCTGGAGGCCCCGTAACCGACCCTCACGCCCTGCGTCCTACGCCCTACGCCCGGCCCTGGCCCCTACGCGGACTTGCGGACGATCTGTATGTCGAGGTCGATGCTGATGCTGGACCCGACGGCCGCGATACCGCGCGCGAGCAGCGTCTGCCACGTGAGGGTGAAGTCCTCCCGATGCAGCTCGGTGGTGGCCCGGCAGGCCCCCCGGGTCTCGCCCTCCAGGCCGTTCCCGAGGCCCAGGTACTGGGTGTCGAGGGTCACCGTGCGACTGACGCCATGCAGGGTGAGCGCCCCGCTGACGGCCCAGCGACTGCCGCCCCGGTGGACGAAGCGCTCGCTGTAGAACTCCAGCGTCGGGTACGCGCCGACGTCGAGGAAGTCGCCCGAGCGCAGATGGTCGTCGCGCATCTGTACCCCGGTGTCGATGGAGGCCGCGTCGATGACGACGTGCATCGCCGACTGCTCCATGCGGTCGGCGATCCGCACCGCGCCGGCGAAGCTGTTGAACCGGCCGTGGATGCGGGCGAGGCCGATGTGGCGGGCGGTGAAGCCGATCTGCGAGTGGGTCGGGTCGATCTCCCAGTCGCCGGGTTCCGGGAGCTGTGGCTGCGGGGCGACCTGGAGCAGTACGTCGCCGACGCCCGTGTGTCCGCCCTCGGCGACGACGGCGCTGCCGTGGTACGGCGTGTACCCCTCGGCGGTGACCGCGAGCCGGTACTCGCCCGCCGGCACGGTCGCGAGTGCCGTGCCGTACGGGTCGGTCTCCCCGCCCAGCACCTTGCGCCCCGCCGCGTCGCTGAGGACGAACTCGGCCTGCCGGACGGGTTCGTGTA
Above is a genomic segment from Streptomyces sp. NBC_00094 containing:
- a CDS encoding YceI family protein; amino-acid sequence: MFDRLFGKRAAGAARGGPLAGVEVPASAGVLSCRVIDPVHEPVRQAEFVLSDAAGRKVLGGETDPYGTALATVPAGEYRLAVTAEGYTPYHGSAVVAEGGHTGVGDVLLQVAPQPQLPEPGDWEIDPTHSQIGFTARHIGLARIHGRFNSFAGAVRIADRMEQSAMHVVIDAASIDTGVQMRDDHLRSGDFLDVGAYPTLEFYSERFVHRGGSRWAVSGALTLHGVSRTVTLDTQYLGLGNGLEGETRGACRATTELHREDFTLTWQTLLARGIAAVGSSISIDLDIQIVRKSA
- the lepA gene encoding translation elongation factor 4, coding for MPATPTNVPEPSRTDPALIRNFCIIAHIDHGKSTLADRMLQLTGVVDQRQMRAQYLDRMDIERERGITIKSQAVRLPWAPTDGQGGGRTHILNMIDTPGHVDFTYEVSRSLAACEGTVLLVDAAQGIEAQTLANLYLAMENDLTIVPVLNKIDLPAAQPEKFSEELANLIGCQPEDVLKVSAKTGVGVDALLNRVVRDVPAPVGVADAPARAMIFDSVYDSYRGVVTYVRVVDGQLNKRERIKMMSTGATHELLEIGVSSPEMTPSDGLGVGEVGYLITGVKDVRQSKVGDTITSLNKGATEALGGYKDPKPMVFSGLYPLDGSEYPDLREALDKLQLNDAALVYEPETSAALGFGFRVGFLGLLHLDVIRERLEREFGLDLIATAPNVVYRVVMEDGSEHTVTNPSEFPEGKIDDVYEPVVRATILAPSEFIGAIMELCQTRRGTLIGMDYLSEDRVEIRYTLPLAEIVFDFFDQLKSKTRGYASLDYEPTGEQASSLVKVDILLHGDKVDAFSAVTHKDAAYAYGVRLVAKLRELIPRQAFEVPIQAAIGSRVIARETIRAIRKDVLAKCYGGDISRKRKLLEKQKEGKKRMKMVGSVEVPQEAFIAVLSSDESSSKKK
- a CDS encoding DUF3097 domain-containing protein translates to MRSYDPDLTPSWKRSAPVPEVPADHDLVVEEVTTGFCGAVIRCEAGTVTLEDRFGKHRVFPLEPRGFLLEGRVVTLVRPSAAAPVRPTRTASGSVAVPGARARVARAGRIYVEGRHDAELVERVWGDDLRIEGVVVEYLEGIDDLPSIVAEFGPAPDARLGVLVDHLVPGSKESRIAAHVTSPDVLVVGHPYIDVWEAVKPSSVGIRAWPRVPRGQDWKTGVCQALGWPSDNTGAVWQAILKRVNSYKDLEPVLLGRVEELIDFVTAP
- the holA gene encoding DNA polymerase III subunit delta produces the protein MATRKTSPDDLLGPVTLAVGQEDLLLDRVVQEVVAAARAADADTDVRDLTSDQLQPGSLAELTSPSLFAERKVLVVRNAQDLSADTIKDVKAYLDDPIEDISLVLLHAGGAKGKGLLDAARKAGAREVACPKTTKPAERLTFVRQEFRALGRAATPEACQALVDSIGSDLRELASACAQLVADVDGTIDEAVVGRYYTGRAEASSFNVADRAVEGRAAEALEALRWSLSTGVAPVLITSALAQGVRAIGKLSSARGGRPADLARELGMPPWKIDRVRQQMRGWTPDGVSLALRAIAEADAGVKGGGDDPEYALEKAVVAVARAARLRR
- the rpsT gene encoding 30S ribosomal protein S20; its protein translation is MANIKSQIKRNKTNEKARLRNKAVKSSLKTAIRKAREAVAAGDVEKAIVASRAASRALDKAVSKGVIHKNAAANKKSALATKAAALQG
- a CDS encoding long-chain fatty acid--CoA ligase translates to MSDTQTLIENRPPSVATLFLERVERTPDAEAYRYPVPAASGTGPDDWKSLSWGQAAERVYAIAAGLVDLGLQPEDRVALASATRVEWILADLGVMCAGAATTTVYPQTNAEESAFILSDSESRVLIAEDATQLAKAVERRADLPDLRHVVVVDAEGVETDGDWVLSLADLEARGRAYLEKHPEAVKERVAAITSTQLATLIYTSGTTGRPKGVRLPHDNWSYMAKAIAATGLVTQADVQYLWLPLAHVFGKVLTSGQIEVGHVTAVDGRVDKIIENLPVVQPTYMAAVPRIFEKVYNGVAAKARAAGGAKYKIFQWAAGVARDYAKVSQDNFRRTGTASTPFGLSAKHKVADALVYGKIREAFGGNLRACISGSAALAPEIGYFFAGAGIHILEGYGLTESSAASFVNPGEAYRTGTVGKPLPGTEVRIADDGEVLLRGPGIMEGYHGLPEKTSEVLESDGWFHTGDIGELSDDGYLRITDRKKDLIKTSGGKYIAPAEVEGQFKAVCPFVSNILVHGADRNFCTALIALDEPSLLGWAAEHGLAGKSYAEIVAAPQTQKLIQGYVDRLNEGLQRWQTIKKFRLLPRDLDIEHGELTPSLKLKRPVVEREYKELIEEMYAGSRES
- the hemW gene encoding radical SAM family heme chaperone HemW; the protein is MPSVLPDGESVPDDGALPPHAFEGAGERPLGFYLHVPYCATRCGYCDFNTYTASELRGTGGVLASRDNYAEQVVEEIRLARKVLGDDLRPVRTVFVGGGTPTLLAAGDLVRMLGAIRDEFGLADDAEVTTEANPESVNPAYLAELREGGFNRISFGMQSAKQHVLKILDRTHTPGRPEACVAEARAAGFDHVNLDLIYGTPGETDDDWRASLDAAIGAGPDHVSAYALIVEEGTQLARRIRRGEVPMTDDDVHADRYLIAEEAFEKAGFSWYEVSNWATSEAGRCLHNELYWRGADWWGAGPGAHSHVGGVRWWNVKHPGTYAAALAAGKSPGAGREILSEEDRRVERILLELRLRDGVELSILKPAGLAASARALADELLDPASYEAGRAVLTLRGRLLADAVVRDLVD